A single region of the Cucumis melo cultivar AY chromosome 3, USDA_Cmelo_AY_1.0, whole genome shotgun sequence genome encodes:
- the LOC127148694 gene encoding pectinesterase inhibitor-like, with protein MANNSCLIIASLIGVLLFTIISNVASSNDVVSTICPKSLNPLFCSSVLKPVGTTDLKGLAVYTLNLAHTNDRKSLTLAKLLATTTTNPQLKQRYSSCAESCDETVGDIENAQKDLTLGDFNAVNIVTSGAMTEIDDCQDKFA; from the coding sequence atggccAATAACTCTTGTCTCATTATTGCCTCTCTCATTGGAGTTCTTTTGTTCACTATCATTTCAAATGTGGCATCATCTAACGACGTCGTTTCCACCATCTGTCCAAAATCTTTAAACCCGCTATTTTGTTCAAGTGTATTAAAACCTGTAGGTACTACAGATCTAAAAGGCTTGGCTGTATACACCTTAAACCTTGCCCATACAAATGATCGCAAATCTTTGACCTTAGCCAAGTTACTTGCAACAACCACCACAAATCCTCAACTTAAGCAACGATATTCGTCTTGTGCTGAGAGCTGCGATGAAACTGTTGGTGACATTGAAAATGCTCAAAAGGACTTGACACTTGGTGACTTTAATGCTGTTAATATTGTAACTTCTGGTGCCATGACAGAGATTGATGATTGTCAAGATAAGTTCGCGTAA
- the LOC127148693 gene encoding pectinesterase inhibitor-like produces MANNTSHYCLSHWSPTDLKGLAVYTLNLAHTNARKSLTLANSLAKTTPNPQLKQRYSSCAESYDEVVGNIENAQKDLTLGDFNVVNIVTSTAMTDIDDCQDKFVQPPKDTSLLLKNAKTLNDICNIILVISNLL; encoded by the exons atggcCAATAACACGTCTCATTATTGTCTCTCTCATTGGA GCCCTACAGATTTAAAAGGCTTGGCTGTATACACCTTAAACCTTGCCCATACAAATGCTCGCAAATCTTTGACCCTAGCCAACTCACTAGCAAAAACCACCCCCAATCCTCAACTTAAGCAACGATATTCGTCTTGTGCTGAGAGCTATGATGAAGTTGTTGGTAATattgaaaatgcccaaaagGACTTGACACTTGGTGACTTTAACGTTGTCAATATTGTAACTTCTACTGCCATGACAGACATTGACGACTGTCAAGATAAGTTCGTGCAACCACCAAAGGATACGTCGTTGCTTTTGAAGAATGCCAAGACTCTAAATGATATATGCaacattattttggttatatccaaTCTTCTTTGA
- the LOC127148692 gene encoding pectinesterase inhibitor-like → MTHINEDTILGKNKENKMTNNSCLIIVSLVGVLLFTIIPNVASSNDVVSTICPKISNPPFCSSVLKSVVPTDLKGLAVYTLNLAHTNARKSLTLAKLLATTTTNPQLKQRHSSCAESYDEAVGDIENTQKDLALGDFNAVNIATSGAMTEIDDC, encoded by the coding sequence ATGACCCACATCAACGAGGACACAATATTaggaaagaacaaagaaaataaaatgacaaataaCTCTTGTCTCATTATTGTCTCTCTCGTTGGAGTTCTTTTGTTCACTATCATTCCAAATGTGGCATCATCTAACGACGTCGTTTCCACTATCTGTCCAAAAATTTCAAACCCGCCATTTTGTTCAAGTGTGTTGAAATCTGTAGTGCCTACAGATCTAAAAGGCTTGGCTGTATACACCTTAAACCTTGCTCATACAAATGCTCGCAAATCTTTGACCTTAGCAAAGTTACTTGCAACAACCACCACAAATCCTCAACTTAAGCAACGACATTCGTCTTGTGCTGAGAGCTACGATGAAGCTGTTGGGGACATTGAAAATACCCAAAAGGACTTGGCACTTGGTGACTTTAATGCTGTTAATATTGCAACTTCTGGTGCCATGACAGAGATTGACGATTGTTAG